The genome window GCTGCCAACCCGCAGAAGTTTTGGTCTGTTCCACCGGCGTGATCGGGCAACGGCTCAATATGCAAAAGATCGCAGCCGGTGTGCAAGCAGCAGCCGGGCAACTTTCGCGCGCCGCTGGCAGCCAGGTTGCCGAAGCGATCATGACCACCGACACGCGGCCCAAACGCGCCAGCAAGAAATTCAAGCTGGACGGACGCACGGTCACAATTGCCGGAGTTGCAAAAGGCGCGGGGATGATTCATCCCAATATGGCGACGATGCTGTCTTTTGTGACGAGCGATGTGGCGATCAGCAAGCCGGCTTTGAAAACGGCGTTGCGGCAGGCGGTGAGAAAGACCTTCAATCGGCTCTCGGTGGATGGCGATACTTCCACCAATGATACGCTGGCGATTCTGGCGAATGGCGCAGCCGGGAATGCGCCTATCACGAAAGCTAGTGGCGCTGACTTTGAGGCATTCACCGCCGCGCTCACGGCGGTTTGCCGCGACCTGACGATTCAAATTGCGCGGGATGGCGAAGGCGCGCGGAAGTTAATCACGATTCACATCAAACACGCGCCGACCGAACGTGCGGGCGAAAAGATCGCCGCGACGATTGCGACCAGCCCGCTGGTCAAAACCGCGCTGGCCGGCGCGGACGCCAATTGGGGCCGCATTCTGGCGGCGGCTGGACGCAGCGGCGTTCGTTTTGATGTTTCAAAGGTTGAGATCAAGCTGGGCTCGTTGGTCGTCGCCCGCAATGGCGGCGGTCTCAAATTCGATGAAGCCCGTGCGCTGGAAATTCTCAAGCGTGCTGAGGTCGCGCTCACCGTGGACTTACATCAAGGCGAGGCCGAGGTCACGGCTTGGACGTGCGATCTGACCGAAGATTACATTCACATCAATGCCGACTATCGTTCGTAACCGTCGCCGTGCAGGTTCGCTTTGACAGTTTTTTGCAACTGATTCCAAAATGCTTTCGTAAAGGGCTTGCGAATTGCAAACCCGCAGGCGCTTTGCGCACAATGAATAACAACCAGAGAGAAAGATAACGAAGTGAAGCTTATGAAGCCTATGCTGCTGCCCATGCCGTCCCAAATAAACGACGCTCAAAGTACCAGGAGAGGAATAATTATGTTTAATCGGATACGCCGTGGCGCGTTGCCCATGCTGGCAGGCGCGTTGGCGGGGTTGTTGACGGTCGCGAGTGCCGCGACCGCTTTCGCGCAAGATGCGCCGCCAGCGGCGAACCCCGCGCTGCCAGCGGCCCAGGCCCAAACCCAGGGCAACGCGCAGATGCCGCCGGTGTCGCGCCCCATTCCGCAACGCACGGTTGGCCTCGAACCTGGTAAGGTTGAACGCTGGACGTTGCGCGATGCGGTGCTCAAGGCCCTCGAAAACAACGTGGATATAGAACTCGAACGCGAGAATGTCCGCCTGGCCCAATACGATATTGTGTCCGCACAAGGCGTGTATGACCTGTCAACGGTCTCGACGATTCTTTACAACGCGGCGCAAAGCCCGAACACGTTCCGGTTTAGCGGTGTCAGTGTGGACACCCAATCGAGTAACCGCTTGACCTACAATTTCGGGACACGCAAGAGTTTCGAAAAGTATGGCACTTTTCTGCAAGCGGACTTCAACAACGCGCGCGCCACTTCGAACTCCAGCAACTTTTCACCGCAGTACACTCCGAATTTGGCGTTCAACCTGACCCAGCCGCTGATGAAGAATTTCCGGACGGACCTCAATCGGCGCACGATCAAGATTGCCCGGCGGTCGCTTGATCTTTCTGATGCGGTCTTTCGGCAGCGCGCCATCGAAATCATCGCAAAC of Acidobacteriota bacterium contains these proteins:
- the argJ gene encoding bifunctional glutamate N-acetyltransferase/amino-acid acetyltransferase ArgJ; this translates as MSKKVAAIDFSVTAPQGFLAGTTRAGLKKAGEDFAVIVSERPAVAAAVFTTNLVQAAPVLVSQEHLRYRSHRAIVVNSGGANACTGEAGLNDARRTAALVAAQIGCQPAEVLVCSTGVIGQRLNMQKIAAGVQAAAGQLSRAAGSQVAEAIMTTDTRPKRASKKFKLDGRTVTIAGVAKGAGMIHPNMATMLSFVTSDVAISKPALKTALRQAVRKTFNRLSVDGDTSTNDTLAILANGAAGNAPITKASGADFEAFTAALTAVCRDLTIQIARDGEGARKLITIHIKHAPTERAGEKIAATIATSPLVKTALAGADANWGRILAAAGRSGVRFDVSKVEIKLGSLVVARNGGGLKFDEARALEILKRAEVALTVDLHQGEAEVTAWTCDLTEDYIHINADYRS